One Romeriopsis navalis LEGE 11480 DNA window includes the following coding sequences:
- a CDS encoding pentapeptide repeat-containing protein, which translates to LRNANLSNANLRNANLSNANLRNANLRNANLSNANLSNANLSNADLSDADLSDVDLEGIRWDRFTNWQGIKGLETVHNIPEALKQQLELI; encoded by the coding sequence CCTCCGCAACGCTAACCTCAGCAACGCTAACCTCCGCAACGCTAACCTCAGCAACGCTAACCTCCGCAACGCTAACCTCCGCAACGCTAACCTCAGCAACGCTAACCTCAGCAACGCTAACCTCAGCAACGCAGATTTGAGTGATGCAGATTTGAGTGATGTAGATTTAGAGGGTATTCGTTGGGATCGATTCACTAATTGGCAAGGTATCAAAGGGCTGGAAACGGTGCATAATATCCCAGAAGCGTTAAAGCAGCAATTAGAATTGATATAG